The Canis aureus isolate CA01 chromosome 24, VMU_Caureus_v.1.0, whole genome shotgun sequence nucleotide sequence aatctttaaaaaaaaattgtcatgatTGAACAGGGTTGCTGTACTGGTTACAGGTAACAATCCAAAGGAAAATCAGATTGTGGAGAGGCACATTTGAAAACAGATTGAAACAATGTGTGCAGAAATGTTGGAACCTAATGGATTACAGCCTTTTCTACACTCTGTTCCAAAGAAGAGTAAAGGTAAAATGGGtttcttaagaatttatttatttggcagagagagagtgagtgcacaagcagaggaagaagcagcaagcagagggagagggagaagcagatttcctgctgagcagggagccagatgcagggcttgatcccaggaccccgagatcatgacctgagctgaagacagctgcttaactgctgaaccacccaggtgccctggtaaaATGGGTTTCATGATAAAACGATTTGGAAATTGTGCAGGATTTCTTGGAACCTTCTATAAGCTCCAGAAAGCTCCAAGAGGGAGCATTATTTAATGACAGAACCCTTCATCTGTGAGACATCACAAATGATGCTTCTTCCTAGGGGCCTATTTTTAGAGAAGATGGATCAAAGGAAGCTTGGCTACTTCTAGGGACATACCCCTAATGATGTCAGCCAGCACGGGGGTTGGCACGGGGGCACAGTTACAAAGGCCTGATGCAGAGGGGACCACAAAATAGTGGGTGATAAGTGCATGCCCTTGAACTTTGTTAACTATGTGATGTTAAGCAAGTTCCTCAGCCTCTAGTCTGgagttcagtttcctcatctataaaacaaggaCAGTAACAGTGAGTACTCATCACCATGGGGATTTCTGCAGATGATATGGCCAGAACTAGGCTAAAAGCTTTCCAGGGTACGTATTCAGTATATATTAACTATTCTACGGGTTACAAGTGTGCCATAAAATGGCTTTCCCCAGTGTTAACAACTCCTGATGAGagatgagggaaagagagatgaaGGGAAAGCCAGAAATATTAACCACTGTTTTCAATTTCACTAGTGCAAATCACATAGTGACTTGTAGGCCAGAGGCTGGTGCAACAGAAGTAAATCCAGCTGTGCTTTGGCAGATTTCATGCCAGGGGAGCACATCTATGAGCAGAAAAGCAGGTGTATAttcaccccctccctgccctgttcCTTTTAAGTGGATCCATCAGGCTACATCAGTGGGCCCTAGGTAGGCGCCTTCATTGAGCTCAGTTATTCACAGCGTAAGAGTCTGGGCCGCCAAATAAAGATGACAACAGAAAATAACACAGAGCTTTATTTTCATAAACAAAGCTGTCCTACTTTCTTATAGCTGTTGCTAACAGCCTGACAGTGTCTCTACAACCCTCGATTCCTGTGCTGCTCAACATACCAACAGTCAAATATATCACCTTGAGGAGGAAGTAAGTGGCTTTTTCCTAAAACCCCCTGGGCACAGAGGGAAGGTGGCCAATTCCCCggtccctctcctcctctgacCCTTCTCCAGGGGTCTCCAACCCATAGAAAAGGATCCAGGCAGGAGGCTCAATCAGAGCACTGCTCTCATGTGCTACTCCATCCTCTaggagaacaaagaaagaaaattctgttttcctGTGTCTTAAACAGAGAGCCTTATAATCAACCAAGTTTTCAAACACAAAACCAAGCACCTGCAAAGTAACGTTGAAGCATAGCTGCTTTCCATGTGCTTTCGCATCGCCCCACTGGGAGGTTTTTCCCTTTACTGTCGTCATCAggatttttctcatctttcccaATGGCAGCATTAGATAGCAAGAATTAACCAAaactagagaaggaaaaaatggaaccCTGTAGAAACCGCCTTCAACCTAACTCCAGCGAGATGGCTAGCAGCACTACTGACATCCCCCTGACCCACCCTGCTCTCAAACTCCTGAACTCAGACCCAAACGCCGACAACACCTGCTTTCTTGACATTCAGGAATCACGGCCCCTCGAGGGCAAGGTTCTGTGAAGAAGGGCTGGAGCATGCTAGGAGTGCTGGGCCTGCTCTTGCTCGTTGGGTGGCAGCCTGGGCTGGCACTGAGGGCACCACCAGGTCAGCCTCTGGAAACCACCTGGAGGCCCGAATGCGTCTTTCATGACCGGGTGCCCGACGGGACACTGCTCTTTCTGGTAGATCTGCGTGTGCTGCTGTTTGCCCTGGAACTTGCCCTGAAGCCAGTCTGCACTGAACTCCACCACGTGATCCACGAGGGCCTCAAGATGCCGAGGACTGAGGAGTGAACCAAGAGAAAGGGGATGGATCCCGGCTCTGTACAAGGCTTCATTCTTAATGATGTTCCCtgggaggaagcagggagaggacaagggaaggaagaACAACACATCCATGATAAGCCCAGTCCACAAAGTCAACAAACTTCTGAAGCTGGTATGGCGGCAGCAGGAGAGATCCCTCAGAGGACCCAGAACCAACTCTACCATGGCCTGGTGGCTCTTGGGCAAGTCACGTACTCTCAGTCAACTTCCCTGTCTGCCAAGTGAGTTTGCTAATACTTACTTACCTTGCAGGTTGTTGTGAAGGTAAAACCATGGACCATGTTACAGCAAAGAGGTTATCAAAACAGGCTATGGAACCTGACCGCCTGCATTTGAACCCCTGCTCAACCGGATCCTAGCCATGTGACCCTGGCAAGTTCCTTAGCTTCTATAAGCTTCAcactcctcatctgtaaaatggggatcggTTACCTGGCTTTTATGAGCAATAAATGAGAATCCTCTCTCTCGCACACACTGACtgacactcacacacacacgctgaGCACTGCGGCTGGTAaccactcagtaaatattagctgttattatttaaaatgtcaagcCTAATGCCTGAAATATAAAGTATTAGAAAGTATTATTTCACTATTTGTCTACTACTGCCTCATTCTTGGTGAAGCCAGCCTTGatccctcctccttccagaaTCAACAACTCTCTTCAAAACGCTCCAATGGCACACTTTCTTTAACCTCTACTAGGCATTTGTCATAATCTATCTGAAGTTGCAGTGAAATGAGCTCATGCTTGCCGGGCCATTAATAATCTCCTGGAGGAGAGAAGCTGAACTTGGTAGAATGCAAGTGTTCAGCATGTGCAGGATAATGGATGAAGGACATCACCGCTCTTTGCAAGGGCTTCATAATCACACCCCTAGTCACACACACGTTTCTCTTTAGTTCCCTGGCAAACTACGTGGATTCGTATCTCACCTGCACCACTTAGCAGCAATGTGTcctttgctttggtttcttcacGTGAATAAAGGGAAAACTAACAAGTAGCTATTCTACAGACTAGCAGTGATGAAACCAGGTACCTGGCATGTTAGTCACTTGAAAGATGTCGGCTGTTCTTACTATTGTTAGTAACAATGACTAGTTAAGAGATCATTAGGTCCAGCTTATAAATATCCCACAGGCTACACCTGAAGGCCTCTTTCTCCCTCAGGGTGCATGGGCTCCCACAGGTCTTAATGTGAAAATGCAAGGCCACCATCTGgcaagcccctgggcctccttccTGCTGCTGAGGGGAGCTGTGCCTACAGCAGGCACCATCAGGCCCTGGATATGAGGTGATTTTTTCACCAGCAGCTCACTCAACTGACTCAGTAGCCAGTCACAGAAGCACTTAGTCCTCTGTGGAGGTAGTAAGAGCAGTCAGTTCTTAGAATTCAGCTAGTTAGCTGTTCTAGTTTTCAAATTGCTCAGCTCTTTTCCTCACCTGAAAATGCTCATGGTTTCATTGCTCAGGACACCTGAACAGAgagagggaacctgcttcttcacTCATGGCTTTTAAGATCCTGATGGAGGCCTGAGGCATCTGTGCTTTGCCAGCAGGCAGCTCCATCTGCGAGAGGCCCTGTTAGCAAATGCACTGCTCTCCCTCAGCAAATTGCACAGTGTCCTGTTCCCTGAAGACACTGACTGAGTAATCAAgtacctcctgtgtgccaggcactgcaccaCGCATGAGAGGattcaaagagaaggaagacatgACTCCTGCCCTTTAGGAAGTTATGCTATGGTGTGGCCATGGGCAGACCCCAGCTGATAATATAATTAGGATGTAAATTCGGAAGccaagagaaaaaccagaaaTTGTCTAACCTAACTCTCTCAGTCAAACCTGAAGGAAGTGAAGCTAAGGCGAGTAAGTGATTGCCACAAGGAGACCTGAGGTGGGTCTCATCCCTTTCTCATCAGTTATACCTAAGCCTGAGAAGTATCTTTGGTCCAATAGTGTATAGCAGACAGGCTGCTCCCGTCCCAGGGCTTCCAAGGCTTGTCCTCGATGGAACTTTTCAGACAAGATGTCAGAGGTGGGTTGGACCAAGGCCGAAGATCTCCAGGACATCTGACAATTATAAAATGCCAGGAAGCTGCCACCGCTAAGGTACAAGACCaacctggaaagaaagaaaagattctaaGTGCAGGTAGTTGAGGGGATATGTACACACTGGTCCCACTCCAACGTCAAAGTTAACCCAGGGAAGCCAAGACTCCAAACAAGAAAAGGCTCTGGCTCTGCCAGAATCATAAAAATCTCAGGGCTACATGCAGTAAGTAAAAGAAAACCTATGTATCACTCCAACTTTCTGATCATAGCCATACAGGTTCACTGAAGATAACATGACGTACAGAAGTCTTAAAGCCCAGGAGGTGTGGCTACTTGCACAAAAGCAGTTTTTTaggaaagacagagaaatggATGCCAAAGAGGCACCACTCCCAGTCCAGGCAAGATTTACCAAGAAATACATACCCCTACATATATGCCCATGACTTCCTGAATTCCAAGGACACAGGAAAAACTTTATGAACTTTGATAAAGAAATAATGGGTTACTGTGTAAGGGTAGATAACCAGACCAGACCCCACATCTGAGGCAGAATGGAAGATAAATCCATGTATCTGACCTGGATGCTATTCTGATGTGGAAGTAAAAGGGCAActtcgtttatttatttttttaattatatttatttatttgagagggagtgtgtgtgtgtgtgtgtgtgtgtgtgagatggggtggggggatgagagCAGCAGGGCAGGGATCAGCATATTctatgttgagcatggagcctgactgagtcagggctcgatcccacgacctgaaatcacgacctgagttgaaatcgAGAATTgagcgcttaactgactgagcaccccagGTGCTCCCCTGGAAAGACAACTTTAGAGGAAAAGGATTCGGAGGCACATCTACCACAGTCTCTGAGGTTTACTCAAGGAAAAATACATGCCCCACAGAAATGAGGTCAGCAGGGACCTCAAGCCAAGGGGACAgggaaagaaaggacagaagggcagccctgggctACATGTTTATTGTGAGAGATCTAAAGAGACCGTACAAGAGCACAGCTGAGAACTGTAATGTGTTAGGAAGGCATTCTTGAATCAGAAGCTACCCATGCTGACCGCCAGAAGCAAGTGAGGTGCCATGTGATCACTAAGGAGCTGAGAGGCACTTGGAGCTCCTAAAAGGCTGGATTACCTCAGTGCTGATCTGCAGACAACcagagaatgaggaggaggatgaCGACGAGCCCATCTGAGGTCTGGATGAGGGGGAGATTGCCTTGCTGAAAACATGGTCAGAGCACTGACTCTAGGCAGATAAAGCAGGTTGAAGATGACATGCAACACTTTCTTGAGCAGATGAATGAACTCACTGGTATTAAAGAATCTGACACTGGCCTGGCCCCACCTCACTCTTGTGATTTGGCTACAGAAAAGTGAACACTGCAGAGTGAACAGCTTCTGCAGGCTGTGAGGTGCACACAGATGATCAGTGCTGATTTGGAGGACCCAAAGTGCATTATCAATGTGAAGCACGTGGCTACATTTGTGGTGGACCTCAGTGATCAAGTAGCACCTACCAACATTGAAGAAGGGATGAGAGTTGGTATGGATGGAAATAAGTATCAAATTCACATTCCACTGCCTCCTAAGATTGACGCAATGGTTATCATGATGCACGTGGAGGAAAAACCTAATGTCACATGCAGTGATGTGGCTGGCTCTAAGGAAGAGATTCAGAAACTTTGGTAGTTGAAACCCCATTACTTCATCCAGGGAGGTTTATTAACCTTGACATTGAGCCTCCCAAGGGTGTGCTAATCTTTGGTCTATGGGTACAGGCAAAACACTCTGTGCTTGGTCAGTGGCTAATAGGACTGGTGCTTCTTCGTTCGAGTTAGGGATGTGAACTTGACAGAAGTATGTCTGTGTACCGGGCACTCGAATGGTTCATGAACTCTCTGAAATGCCCAGAACAAAACAAGCCTGCCTTATCTCTTTTATGAAATTGATGCTAGCGAAGGGGCTCATTTTGATGCTGCTGCTGAAGGAGACAATGAAGTACAAAGAACGATGCTGGAACTGATCAATCAAATGGAGAGTTTTATCCTTGAGGCAACATTAAAGTGCTGATGGCCACTACCAGACCTGACATTTTGCATCCAGCACTGATAAGGCCAGGGAAATTGGAAAGACTACATTTAGCTTACCTGATCTAGAGGGTTGGACTCCCATTTTTAAGATTCATGCTTGTTCTGTGAGTGTCGAAAGAGATATCAAATTTGAGTTGTTAGCATGACTGGGTCCAAATAGATCTGGTGCTAAGCTTAGAAGCATCTGCACAGGGGTGGAAGgcgaggtgggcggggggtgggggtcactgggtgacgggcactgaggggggcacttgatgggatgagcactgggtgttattctatatgttggcaaattgaacatcaataaaaaataaatttacatataaaaaaagaagcatctgCACGGAACTGGTATTGCCATCAGGGAATGGTGAAAAATCACTACTGAGGATGATTCCATGGAGGCTATAAATAAGTCTTATGCCAAATTCAGTGCTACTCCCTGCTCTATGACATACAACTGAACTCTGAAGGCTttgatgaaaacttttttttaaagattttatttattcatgagagacagagagagagacagacagacagagacagatacagagacacaggcaaagggagaagcaggctccatgcagggagcctgatatgggactcgatcctgggtctccaggatcatgccctgggctgaaggtggcactaaacccgctgagccaccggggctgcccaaaaacacTTCTTTTAACTAGAATCCTAACCTTACTAAACAGACTTGTTAGTAACCATtgcatgcacaaaaataaacggTTTCAAAATTGAATAAAACAAAGAGGATACCCAGattaatgtgtttttaatattaactacagataattaataataatatatagttAACAATCTAGAACTAAAATTCTGAACTACCTCAGCAAACACAAAAGATGGGGTGAACAGGACAGAAAAGAAGTAGTGAAGTAGAAATATTTCCAAGGTGTCCTCTCCAaaggatgaaagaaagagagcaaaaaaCCAGATTCAGTAAGAAGGGAGACATGTTACTAATGTTATTAAACATTTGGTCACtgttaatgaagaaaaaatacaggTCTAATTTAAAGGGAACATTATTACCAACAGAAAGAAGAGGAATAGCAGTACTTGCAATCaacaggagtaaaaaaaaaaatttaaaaagaaacttgagaaactcaacagaaaaaaaaacaaacaaggtataataaaatggcaaatgGAAGAATATCCAAACACCACAGCTATCCTATTTCAAAACAAAGTGTTTTGGTTTGACTTTAAAGAGATACAAAAGCTCAATATGCTCTGTTCATAAGAAATATATCTAATGTAAgtgaaagggatccctgggtggcgcagcggtttggcgcctgcctttggcccagggcgtgatcctggagacccgggatcgaatcccatgttgggctcccggtgcatggagcctgcttctccctctgcctgtgtctctgcctctctctctctctctctgtgactatcatgaataaataaaaatttaaaaaaaaaaaaaaaaaaaaaaaaaataatgtaagtgaAAAAGCACActctaagtggaaaaaaaaaataacaagtaggGGACCAACCAAGCACTGAGTGGCATTATCACTATCAAGAAAAGCAGAATTCAGAGagtccaagatggcagaggaataggagaccttagttttgtctggtcccaggaactcagctagatagctatcaagtcattctgaacacctgtgaactcaaccagagatataaaaaaagaatccttctATCAGAAAAATTAGCCTtcaaaccaaagactgtaataagagatgaggaaagacACTATGTCATAATTAAAGGGTCCACCCAAAAAAGAAGATcgaacaattgtaaatatttatgcccctaacatgtGAGCATCCAATTacataagccaattaataacaaaataaaagaaacacatgaacaatacaataatagcaggggactttaacatcctactcactgcaatggacagattatcaaagcagaagatcaacaaggaaacaagggctttgaatgatacactggaccagatggattttacagatatattcagagcattccattcTAAAGCaacagagtacacattcttctccagcaCACGTGGAAAATTCTCCAGAAcagactacatactgggtcacaaatcaggtcttaactagTACCAAAAGACTGTGATcattccctgaatattttcagactatGATGTTTTGAAAccggaactcaatcacaagagaaaatttggggacacccgggtgcctcagtggttcagcatctgccttcagctcagggcctgatcccaggatccaggatcaagcctgcttctccatctgcctatgtctctgcctctctatttctctctctcatgaataaataaaatctttttttttttttaagagaaaaactgggatccctgggtggctcagtggtttagcacctgcctttggcccagggcacggtcctggagtcccgggctcgagtcccgcgtcaggctcgcatggagcctgcttatgcctctgcctgtgtctctgcctcactctctctctctctctatgtctaccataaataaataaaagatctttagAAATAGCCTTcaatactgtttaaaaaaaagagagagagagaaatttggaaagaacttaaaaacatggaggctaaagagcatcctactgaAGAACGAAtgggggggcccctgggtggctcagtggttgaccgtctgcctttggctcaggggatgatcccggggttctggaattgagtcccgcatcaggcttctcacagagagcctgcttcttcctctgcctatgtctctctccatctctctctgcatgtctcatggataaataaataaaatctttttaaaaaaagataaagaatgaatgggtcaactgggaaatcaaagaggaattttaaaaattcatggaaacaaatgaaaatgaaagcagaacTGTTCAAACGTTTGGGATGCAGCAATGGTGGTCCTCAGAGGGAAGTATACAAAGCATacaagcctttctttctttctttttttttttttgagcctgcCGCAGGTTTATTTGTACAAATAGCACAGGAGGACACCGGGCCCATGCAGACAGAAGCCCAGGGGTCATACCAGTCCTTCCGTCCTCACACTGGCAGGCAGAAGCCTCTACACTGGAGCCTTTGTGGGGGCCTGGGCACCTTTGGGAGCCTGCACTGCAGGAGTAGAAGCTGGAGCCGGAGCCGGGGTCGCAGCTGCAGCCTGGGCCTTGGTTTGAGCCTTGGCCTTGGCCGTCAGAGCCTGAGACCTTTGGCAATGTGGGCACGAGCACGTTTCCCGAGCTTGGGGTGAGCGATGTAGGCAAGTCGATTGAGCTTGTGGCTGCCGCCCTTTGGGATCTTGGGCTTAACCTCCTTGGGCTTGACAAGAGCCTTGATAGCCTCAGCACGCGCAGCCATGGCCTTGGCATTGTTGGCCTGCATCTTCTTCAGGCCCTTCTTGTTGTGCTTCTTGGCAAAGCGCATGTTCCTCAGGAACTTGGGGTCTACCCCCTTAAGAGATTCGCATCTTTGTGACCGGGGTTTCTTGATGCCATTTCTGTGCCATTTTCGTGGCTGGTTGTACATGGTGTGGTTCTTGGACTTGGCCATGTCTGCACCAAAGCCCGCGGCTCCCCGAGCACCAATACAAGCCTTTCTAAAGAAACAACAGTTTCAAATATacaaactaaccttacacctaaaggagctggagaaagaagcaaataaagcctaaaccaagcagaagagaattaataaagattagagcagaaatcaataaaatagaaaccaaaagaatagtagaacagatcaatgaaactaagagttggttctctgaaagaattaagatTGATAAACCGCTGGCcaaacttatcaaaaagagaaaggacctaaataaataaaatcatgaatgaaaggggagagatcaccaccaacactgaagaaacacaaacaattataacaacatattataagcaactatatgccaacaaattaggcaatctggaagaaatggatgcattcctagaaatgtataaactaacaaaactgaaacaggaagaaatagaaaacctgaaaagacccataaccagcaaagaaattgaatcagtaatcaaaaatctcccaaaaaacaagagtccagggccaggtgtCCTCTTagcagaattctaccaaacatttaaagaagaattaatacctattcttctgaaactgtttcaaaaaatagaaatgtaaggaaaacttccaagctttttttttttaagatttttatttattaaaaaaaataaaataaattaaaaaataaaaaaatatttttatttatttattcatgacagacacaaagagaaagagagaggcaaagacacaggcagagggagaagcaggccccatgcagggagcccgacgtgcgactcgatcccgggtctccaggatcacaccccaggccgaaggcggcgacAAATCACTGGGCCATCGGGCTGcccttccaaactttttctatgaggccagcattaccttgatctcaaaactagacaaagaccccatcaaaaaggaggattacagaccaatatccctgatgaacatagatgcaaaaattcccaccaagacactagccaataggatccaacagtatattaaaaggattattcaccacaaccaagtgggatatgttcctgggctgcaagggtggtgcaatatctgcaaatcaataaatgcaaTACACtagattaataaaagaaaggacaagaaccatatgatcttctcaatagatgaagaaaaagcatttcacaaaattcagCATTCTTTCtggattaaaactcttcacagtgtaagaatgagggaacatacctcagcatcataaaagccatatatgaaaagcccacagcaaaatcattctcagtggggaaaaactgagagcttttcccctaaggtcaggaacagaaGGGATGTTCACTATCACCACTACTgatcaacacagtactagaagtcctagcctcagcaattagacaacaaaaagaaataaaaggcatccaaatcagcaaagaagagctgaaactctcactcttcacagatgacatgacactgtatatggaaaatccaaaagactccagcCCAAAATGGCCAGAACttatacaggaattcagcaaagtggcaggatataaaatcaacacacaggAAACAGTGGCGTATCTATACACTAACAcatgagacagaaaaagagaaattaaagagacaatcccatttacaattgcacccaaaacaataagatatctaggaataaacctaatcaaagaggcaaaggatctgtattcagaaaactatagaacactcatgaaggaaattgagaaagacataaagaaatggaaaaatgttgcATGCTCATGCatgagaagaacaaatattgttaaaatgtctatgctacctagtgcaatctacacattcaatgcaatcaatacctatcaaaataccagcaacattattcacagagccggaacaaataatcctaatatttgtatggaacttaaaagaccccaaatagtccaaggaatgttgaaaaggaaaaccagcaTCGCAATTCAGGACTTTAagctacattacaaagctgtgatcatggttctggcacaaaaacagacacacagatcaatggaacagaatagagaacccagaaatgggaccctcaactctatggtcaactaaccttagacaaagcagaaaagaatatccactggaaaaaagcctcttcaacaaatactgttgggaaaattggacagccacatacagaatgaaactagaccatttccttacaccatatacaaaaatagactcaaaaatGAAcgaatgtgagacaggaatccatcaaaatcctagaggagaacacaggcagcaacttctatGACCttggccatggcaacttcttgctagacatgtttccaaaggcaagggaaacaaaggcaaaaatcaatgattgggacttcatcaagataaaaaacctACACAGCAAAGGGAACAGTCAAAAAGCTCAAGATAATCaacagaatggcagaagatatttgcaaatgacatgacgtatcagataaagagctagtatccaaaatctgtaaagaacttaacaattcaacacccaaagaacaaataatccaatcaagaaatgggcagaagacataaacagttctccaaagaacacatacaaatggccaatggacacatgaaaaaaatgctccacatcacttggcatcaggaaaatacaaatcaaaactactatgagataccacctcacaccagtcagaatggctaaaaataacaagtcaggaaacaacagatgttggtgagggaCAAGAGAACCCTCTCACACT carries:
- the NEIL2 gene encoding endonuclease 8-like 2, whose product is MPEGPSVRKFHHLVSPFVGQQVVKTGGSSKKLNPASFQFLWLQDAQVHGKKLFLRFDPDEELGSLGNVSLPEPLQKGEREEEDQDQKQALRPSSQNISNEPSQPLELVIPSGDSGLECLQGDTSAGGGAERWLQVSFGLFGSIWVNEFSRAKKANKRGDWRDPIPRLVLYLSGGSFLAFYNCQMSWRSSALVQPTSDILSEKFHRGQALEALGREQPVCYTLLDQRYFSGLGNIIKNEALYRAGIHPLSLGSLLSPRHLEALVDHVVEFSADWLQGKFQGKQQHTQIYQKEQCPVGHPVMKDAFGPPGGFQRLTWWCPQCQPRLPPNEQEQAQHS